A region from the Salvia splendens isolate huo1 chromosome 15, SspV2, whole genome shotgun sequence genome encodes:
- the LOC121768109 gene encoding vignain-like, which translates to MVIAKFLFLSILIASVFSLTVSIDFTEKDLSSDESLWDLYKRWRSHHTVSRDLAEKQRRFNVFKANVHHIHTVNKMDKPYKLRLNKYADMTNHEFRASYTSKIRHHRMLRGARASTGFMHEEARDLPPSVDWRAQGAVTGVKNQGSCGSCWAFSTVVGVEGINKIKSGELVSLSEQELVDCEQDNEGCNGGLMEHAFEYIKKQGGLATESIYPYTATDGNCDVTKMNAPAVTIDGYENVPENDEDALMKAVANQPVSVAIDAGGSNFQFYTEGVFTGECGTELNHGVAVVGYGSALDGTKYWIVKNSWGPEWGEQGYIRMQRGVGEREGLCGIAMDASYPIKLSSDNPQPPPSPPKDEL; encoded by the exons ATGGTGATAGCAaagtttctctttctctctattcTCATTGCCTCAGTTTTCAGCCTCACAGTGAGCATAGACTTCACAGAGAAGGACCTAAGCTCGGATGAGAGCCTGTGGGACTTGTACAAGAGATGGAGGAGCCACCACACAGTCTCCCGCGATCTTGCTGAGAAACAGAGGCGATTCAACGTGTTCAAGGCCAACGTGCACCACATCCACACCGTGAACAAGATGGACAAGCCTTACAAGCTGAGGCTCAACAAGTATGCTGACATGACCAACCACGAGTTCAGAGCCTCATACACCTCGAAGATCAGGCACCACCGGATGCTGCGTGGCGCCAGGGCCAGCACCGGGTTCATGCATGAGGAGGCCCGGGATCTTCCTCCCTCGGTTGATTGGAGGGCTCAGGGTGCTGTCACTGGAGTCAAGAATCAAGGGAGCTGTG GTAGTTGTTGGGCTTTCTCAACTGTGGTGGGAGTTGAGGGCATCAACAAGATCAAAAGTGGGGAGTTGGTGTCTTTGTCTGAGCAAGAATTGGTTGATTGTGAGCAAGATAACGAAGGTTGCAATGGGGGATTGATGGAACATGCATTTGAGTATATCAAGAAACAAGGTGGCCTAGCAACGGAGAGCATCTATCCCTATACAGCCACCGATGGGAATTGTGATGTAACCAAA ATGAATGCACCGGCGGTTACCATTGACGGCTACGAGAACGTGCCAGAAAACGATGAGGATGCGTTGATGAAAGCCGTTGCAAATCAACCTGTATCTGTTGCTATAGATGCTGGTGGTTCTAATTTCCAGTTTTACACTGAG GGAGTGTTTACCGGCGAATGTGGCACGGAGCTGAACCATGGGGTAGCGGTTGTTGGTTATGGATCCGCGCTCGATGGGACTAAATATTGGATAGTGAAGAACTCGTGGGGGCCTGAGTGGGGCGAGCAAGGGTATATTAGGATGCAACGCGGTGTTGGAGAAAGAGAAGGATTGTGTGGAATCGCGATGGATGCCTCGTATCCTATCAAGTTATCGTCGGATAATCCGCAGCCACCACCGTCGCCACCAAAGGATGAGCTTTGA